Proteins encoded in a region of the Haloarcula sp. CBA1129 genome:
- the truD gene encoding tRNA pseudouridine(13) synthase TruD, whose translation MQAAHPIERAVGMEYYVSDADGVGGHLRASPADFRVRELEAFDTEPVDADTGAYPHLVFRAELRNWETNDFASKLSDRLGISRERVSWAGTKDKRAVTTQLFSVKGIAAEDLPEIGGTDIEVVGRAGRPILFGDLAGNAFEIVVRDTENTDNAESVVADLRAFATGDDPPAGGDRSTSPSDGLTLPDGDTTVGVPNYFGQQRFGSRRPVTHEVGLAIARGDWKDAVLAYVGNPHEREPESTQEARAYVDETHDWAGALDKLPGALGYERSICHRLVENGADEPTDFREALEALPSNLQSLFVNAAQSYVFNRILSERLERGLPFDRPVEGDVVCFRDSDAPEDFPIPDADRTQQVTEKRLSTVERHCERGRAFVTAPLVGTDTDLGGGEPGDIAREVLDDVGLEQGDFDLPGAFDSDGTRRAILLRMALGVERDGSDLTFSFSLPKGSYATVLLREFRKGDPDA comes from the coding sequence ATGCAAGCGGCCCACCCAATCGAGCGGGCGGTCGGGATGGAGTACTACGTCAGCGACGCCGACGGGGTGGGCGGCCACCTCCGCGCCTCGCCCGCGGACTTCCGCGTTCGAGAACTGGAGGCGTTCGATACCGAACCAGTCGACGCCGACACCGGCGCGTATCCGCATCTCGTCTTCCGGGCAGAGCTTCGGAACTGGGAGACCAACGACTTCGCCAGCAAACTCTCCGACCGACTGGGCATCTCCCGCGAGCGGGTGTCGTGGGCGGGCACGAAAGACAAGCGCGCGGTCACGACGCAGTTGTTCTCGGTGAAGGGTATCGCGGCCGAGGACCTGCCGGAGATCGGCGGTACAGACATCGAGGTGGTCGGCCGCGCCGGTCGCCCCATCCTCTTCGGCGATCTGGCGGGCAACGCCTTCGAGATTGTCGTTCGTGACACCGAGAACACCGACAACGCCGAAAGCGTCGTGGCAGATCTGCGTGCGTTCGCCACTGGGGACGACCCGCCGGCTGGCGGCGACCGCTCCACGTCGCCGAGCGACGGGCTGACACTGCCGGATGGCGATACGACGGTCGGGGTGCCCAACTACTTCGGCCAGCAGCGGTTCGGCTCGCGGCGACCGGTCACCCACGAAGTCGGGCTGGCAATCGCCCGCGGCGACTGGAAGGACGCGGTCCTCGCCTACGTCGGGAACCCGCACGAACGCGAACCGGAGTCGACCCAAGAGGCGCGGGCGTACGTCGACGAGACCCACGACTGGGCCGGCGCGCTGGACAAACTCCCGGGTGCGCTGGGTTACGAGCGCTCCATCTGTCACCGACTGGTCGAGAACGGGGCCGACGAGCCGACGGACTTCCGCGAGGCGCTGGAGGCGTTGCCGTCGAACCTCCAGTCGCTGTTCGTCAACGCCGCCCAGTCCTACGTGTTCAACCGCATCCTCTCGGAACGGCTGGAGCGGGGGTTGCCCTTCGACCGACCCGTCGAGGGCGACGTGGTCTGTTTCCGGGACAGCGACGCACCGGAGGACTTCCCGATTCCGGACGCCGACCGGACCCAGCAGGTCACCGAAAAGCGGCTCTCGACTGTCGAACGCCACTGCGAGCGCGGGCGAGCCTTCGTCACCGCGCCGCTTGTCGGGACCGACACCGACCTCGGCGGCGGCGAGCCGGGCGACATCGCCCGCGAAGTCCTCGACGACGTTGGTCTCGAACAGGGCGATTTCGACCTCCCCGGCGCGTTCGACAGCGACGGGACGCGGCGCGCTATCCTGCTTCGGATGGCCCTCGGCGTCGAGCGCGATGGTTCCGACCTGACGTTCTCCTTCTCGCTGCCGAAGGGGAGCTACGCGACGGTCCTCCTCCGGGAGTTCCGGAAAGGCGACCCTGACGCATAG
- a CDS encoding phosphoribosyltransferase: protein MGELPDEFSCTITDWEYIYGLCRDVADDVKAADFEPDVVVALARGGWFGGRCLCDFLGLDDLASLKVEHYVGTAAKGEEAQIKYPLADGAVEGKDVLVVDDIADTGQSIQTAAECVRDRNPSSVRTATLQLLQTSDHQPEFVGERLDEWTWVVYPWNFVEDMVELVAGVMEKSDQVTHTEDDIRQLLRAYHGVSRTNLEIAQPNRLGEVTTEMERRGVVESVGDGWQLTDD from the coding sequence ATGGGCGAGCTACCGGACGAGTTTTCGTGTACCATCACTGACTGGGAATACATCTACGGCCTCTGTCGAGACGTGGCCGACGACGTGAAGGCCGCCGACTTCGAGCCCGACGTGGTCGTCGCGCTGGCTCGCGGTGGGTGGTTCGGCGGGCGCTGTCTCTGTGACTTCCTCGGGCTGGACGACCTGGCGAGCCTGAAGGTCGAACACTACGTCGGGACCGCGGCGAAAGGCGAGGAGGCACAGATCAAATACCCACTGGCCGACGGCGCGGTCGAGGGGAAGGACGTACTGGTCGTCGACGACATCGCCGACACCGGCCAGTCCATCCAGACAGCCGCGGAGTGCGTCCGCGACCGAAACCCGAGCAGCGTCCGGACGGCGACACTCCAGTTACTCCAGACCAGCGACCACCAGCCGGAGTTCGTCGGCGAGCGCCTCGACGAGTGGACTTGGGTCGTCTACCCATGGAACTTCGTCGAAGACATGGTCGAACTCGTCGCTGGCGTCATGGAAAAGAGCGATCAGGTGACCCACACCGAAGACGATATCCGTCAGCTACTGCGGGCGTACCATGGTGTCAGTCGCACGAACTTGGAGATCGCTCAGCCGAACCGACTGGGCGAGGTCACCACTGAGATGGAACGGCGCGGCGTCGTCGAATCGGTCGGCGACGGCTGGCAACTCACCGACGACTGA
- a CDS encoding ribonuclease H, whose amino-acid sequence MAAYGRPSLRDLFDESPTPHIAHPPRSHHRDFYIATDGSFRPHSGTTSPDSESTSPTGGLGVVVETLDGERVVRLSVPDTCPDNNVAEYRALHLGLDVLARRAPPNARVGLLIDHDQLAENVNAEVLASHGSAYDPPHSVSVPPATGLHWRGIQARINGFGEVRAARISGDRNPAHPLANAPDQYAHVNGEPDRCVLPDAPTVNERVPPPSRAERGGASD is encoded by the coding sequence ATGGCCGCTTACGGCCGGCCGTCACTTCGAGACCTGTTCGATGAATCACCGACGCCGCACATCGCGCATCCGCCGCGGAGTCACCATCGAGACTTCTACATCGCCACAGACGGGTCGTTCAGGCCCCACAGTGGTACGACATCACCAGATAGCGAGTCGACCAGCCCGACAGGCGGGCTGGGTGTCGTCGTCGAGACTCTCGACGGTGAACGCGTCGTCAGATTGTCGGTCCCGGACACGTGTCCCGACAACAACGTCGCGGAGTATCGGGCGCTCCATCTCGGACTCGACGTGCTTGCGAGACGGGCCCCACCCAACGCCCGCGTCGGGCTACTCATCGACCACGACCAGCTCGCTGAGAACGTAAACGCGGAGGTGCTGGCCTCTCATGGCTCCGCCTACGACCCGCCACACTCCGTGTCGGTCCCGCCGGCGACGGGACTGCACTGGCGCGGGATTCAGGCACGCATCAACGGGTTCGGCGAGGTCCGTGCCGCGCGGATCTCCGGGGACCGCAACCCCGCCCATCCGCTGGCGAACGCACCGGACCAGTACGCACACGTCAATGGCGAGCCGGACCGGTGTGTTCTCCCTGACGCGCCGACCGTAAACGAACGCGTCCCGCCGCCGTCACGCGCGGAGCGTGGCGGGGCGTCGGACTAA
- a CDS encoding short-chain fatty acid transporter, translated as MSAGNTSETVLERIGYRLSAWVERWMPSPFLFALILSYVVFLAGVGLTGSGPIEMVGFWYDGFWAFLTFSMQMVLILMTGFVVAYHPRVNAGIRRLTELPNTGKQAVVLVGLLTMLLGWVHWGLSLILGAIFAREMGKTAHENDIDVHYPVLCVAGYLGLGLTWHWGLSGSAPLLLATEGNEFIQQGVIDVVVSASETIFHPYGLILTGLSIAYALVVLYVITPTGDQARGITHYIPEDDLFESASDGGVEATATTRQVPAERINHSRVLGGIIGLTGIALVVSQFVQSGIDALGLNIVNFGFLTIGIFIYMDPQTYREKFGEAATAASGIVLLFPFFAGIQGMMATSGLAQLMANALISVSTPQTFPVIAWLTGATVNIFAPSGGGEWIILGPPILEAAQNLGVPAGQATMAYAVGDAHTNLLNPFWALPLLAITRIKAREMFGYAIAMLLALTPFLAVVLFVLPY; from the coding sequence ATGTCGGCTGGTAACACAAGTGAAACAGTGCTCGAACGTATCGGCTATCGACTCTCGGCATGGGTGGAACGGTGGATGCCAAGCCCGTTCCTGTTTGCGCTCATCCTGAGTTACGTGGTGTTCTTGGCCGGCGTCGGTCTCACCGGGTCCGGGCCCATCGAGATGGTTGGATTCTGGTACGACGGCTTCTGGGCCTTCCTGACGTTCTCGATGCAGATGGTCCTCATCCTGATGACGGGCTTCGTCGTAGCGTACCATCCGCGCGTCAACGCCGGTATCCGCCGGCTGACTGAGCTTCCCAACACCGGGAAACAGGCGGTCGTCCTCGTCGGACTGTTGACGATGCTGCTGGGGTGGGTCCACTGGGGACTGAGCCTCATTCTGGGCGCGATTTTCGCCCGAGAAATGGGCAAGACCGCCCACGAGAACGACATCGATGTCCACTATCCGGTCCTCTGCGTGGCCGGCTATCTCGGCCTCGGTCTTACGTGGCACTGGGGACTGTCCGGGTCCGCACCACTCCTGCTTGCGACGGAGGGCAACGAGTTCATCCAGCAGGGCGTCATCGACGTCGTCGTCTCAGCCTCCGAGACCATCTTCCACCCCTATGGCCTCATTCTGACTGGCCTCTCGATAGCCTACGCGCTCGTTGTCCTCTATGTCATCACGCCGACCGGTGATCAGGCACGGGGCATCACGCACTACATCCCCGAAGACGACCTGTTCGAGTCCGCGAGCGACGGCGGCGTGGAAGCGACTGCGACCACCCGGCAGGTCCCGGCCGAGCGAATCAATCACAGTCGCGTCCTCGGCGGGATTATCGGTCTGACCGGTATCGCGCTGGTCGTCTCACAGTTCGTCCAGTCCGGCATCGACGCGCTCGGACTGAACATCGTCAATTTCGGCTTCCTGACGATTGGCATCTTCATCTACATGGACCCCCAGACCTACCGGGAGAAGTTCGGTGAGGCGGCGACCGCCGCGTCGGGCATCGTGTTGCTGTTTCCCTTCTTCGCGGGTATTCAGGGGATGATGGCCACTTCCGGACTCGCGCAGTTGATGGCCAACGCGCTCATCTCGGTCTCGACGCCCCAGACGTTCCCGGTCATCGCTTGGCTCACCGGTGCGACAGTCAACATCTTCGCGCCCTCCGGCGGTGGCGAGTGGATCATCCTCGGCCCGCCGATTCTCGAAGCCGCCCAGAACCTCGGCGTCCCGGCCGGGCAGGCGACGATGGCCTACGCCGTCGGCGACGCCCACACGAACCTCCTGAACCCCTTCTGGGCGCTGCCGCTGCTCGCCATCACCCGCATCAAGGCCCGAGAGATGTTCGGCTACGCCATCGCGATGCTGCTCGCGCTCACGCCGTTCCTAGCGGTCGTCCTGTTCGTCCTCCCGTACTGA
- a CDS encoding C-terminal binding protein, protein MSYKVVVSDSKVMDGETRAAVLDAVDATVETTEAKDPATVARAVKDADAVIVDAGTQVTAEVIEAADSLKVVGRAGIGVDNIDVRAAVEAGVAVVNVPDYSVEEVSTHTFALMLACLRKIPTFDRSVKSGEWEWAVGQPMHRLAGSTVGLVAFGKLASRFAAKLRGFDVDVIAYDPYAPEYRMGDLGVESVTLETLLSDSDIVSLHAPLTDETRGMIDADALDRMRDDALLVNTGRGGLVDETALYDALVSGDLGGAGLDVRESEPPGESPLHGLDSVVCSPHVAWYSEESRVELTQTVAEDVIRVLRGEEPENPVDPETGWF, encoded by the coding sequence ATGTCATACAAAGTCGTTGTCTCTGACAGCAAAGTGATGGACGGGGAGACACGGGCGGCGGTGCTGGACGCGGTTGATGCGACTGTTGAAACGACAGAGGCGAAAGATCCGGCAACCGTCGCACGCGCAGTGAAAGACGCTGACGCGGTAATCGTCGACGCCGGAACACAGGTCACGGCCGAAGTTATCGAGGCAGCCGACTCGCTCAAAGTGGTGGGCCGAGCCGGCATCGGCGTGGACAACATCGACGTGCGGGCGGCGGTTGAGGCCGGCGTGGCGGTCGTCAACGTCCCGGACTACTCTGTCGAGGAGGTGTCGACCCACACGTTCGCACTCATGCTTGCTTGCCTGCGGAAGATACCCACGTTCGACCGGTCGGTCAAGAGCGGCGAGTGGGAGTGGGCAGTCGGGCAGCCGATGCATCGCCTCGCCGGTAGCACCGTCGGCCTCGTCGCCTTCGGCAAGCTCGCCAGTCGGTTCGCCGCGAAGCTCCGTGGCTTCGATGTCGATGTCATCGCCTACGACCCGTACGCGCCCGAGTATCGGATGGGTGACCTCGGCGTCGAGTCGGTCACGCTCGAAACGCTGCTGTCCGATTCCGATATCGTCTCGCTGCACGCTCCGCTGACCGACGAGACGCGGGGGATGATAGACGCTGACGCGCTCGACCGGATGCGTGACGACGCCCTGCTCGTCAATACGGGCAGGGGCGGGCTCGTCGATGAGACGGCGCTGTACGACGCGCTCGTCAGCGGTGACCTCGGCGGGGCCGGGTTAGACGTGCGCGAGTCGGAGCCGCCGGGAGAGTCGCCGCTCCACGGCCTCGACAGCGTCGTCTGTAGCCCCCACGTCGCGTGGTACTCCGAGGAATCCCGGGTCGAACTGACACAGACCGTGGCCGAGGATGTTATCCGGGTACTGCGGGGCGAGGAGCCCGAAAATCCCGTCGATCCCGAGACCGGTTGGTTCTGA
- a CDS encoding transposase has protein sequence MSPATLQDDPSVESFFNVVETETLALFEHLSFEFLEGFDVFAPAKTGRTRDHEPPELMRGFLHCYYKDIYGIRPVERELRNTVVWLSCGFDRPPSRDAVDRFLTDLEHVVNEVFDRLVEQAARRGLLDLTYCIDSTDVRAMPTDPDASKCYDPTDDEYYYGYGCTIVSTGQKIPIAAEFTESKQAPEETAMRVTRDALAVEQPIWMVGDSAYDTLDWHDHLLTAGVVPVAPYNARNTDDPKDIEYRIEDRIEEHSEGVQLKQSILDETYNRRTGVERTNESVKDCGLGRTHARGRVHARSQVFLALCLRLVVAITNYERGDNPGSTIITV, from the coding sequence ATGAGTCCAGCGACCCTGCAAGATGATCCTTCGGTAGAGTCGTTCTTCAATGTCGTGGAGACGGAAACGTTAGCGTTGTTTGAGCACCTCTCCTTCGAGTTTCTCGAAGGGTTCGACGTGTTCGCCCCGGCAAAGACGGGGCGAACACGAGACCACGAACCACCAGAGCTGATGCGTGGCTTTCTCCACTGCTACTACAAGGACATTTACGGCATTCGTCCGGTTGAGCGGGAGCTTCGGAACACGGTTGTTTGGCTGAGCTGTGGCTTCGATCGACCGCCGTCGAGAGACGCGGTCGATCGCTTTCTCACCGACCTCGAACACGTCGTCAACGAGGTCTTTGACCGACTCGTCGAGCAGGCCGCCCGACGCGGCCTGCTCGACTTGACCTACTGTATCGATTCAACCGACGTGAGGGCGATGCCCACCGATCCAGACGCGTCGAAGTGCTACGATCCAACCGACGACGAGTACTACTACGGCTACGGTTGCACGATCGTCTCGACCGGGCAAAAGATCCCGATTGCAGCCGAGTTCACCGAGAGCAAACAAGCACCGGAAGAGACGGCGATGCGCGTCACACGTGACGCGCTCGCCGTTGAGCAACCAATCTGGATGGTTGGTGACAGCGCCTACGACACGCTCGACTGGCACGACCACCTGCTGACCGCAGGGGTCGTGCCAGTCGCTCCGTACAACGCGCGAAACACTGATGACCCGAAAGACATCGAGTACAGGATCGAAGACCGCATCGAGGAACACAGTGAGGGCGTCCAGCTGAAGCAATCAATCCTAGACGAGACGTACAACCGCCGTACTGGCGTCGAACGAACCAACGAATCAGTGAAGGACTGCGGCCTCGGGCGAACGCACGCCCGAGGCCGCGTCCACGCACGATCGCAGGTGTTTCTTGCTCTGTGCCTTCGCCTCGTCGTCGCTATCACCAACTACGAACGCGGAGACAATCCGGGAAGCACGATCATCACGGTGTGA
- a CDS encoding NADP-dependent malic enzyme — MGLDEDALEYHRSKPPGKIEIATTKPTNTQRDLSLAYSPGVAAPCEEIDKDPEKAFEYTAKGNLVGVVSDGSAVLGLGDIGPEAGKPVMEGKGVLFKRFADIDVFDVELDTDNAEAMIQTVEAMEPTFGGINLEDIAAPECFEVERRLSEKLDIPVFHDDQHGTAIISGAAMVNAADIADKELDELEVVFSGAGASAIASAKFYVSLGVSKDNITMCDSSGIITEERATHEELNRFKQEFARDIPEGDLADAMDGADVFVGLSVGGIVDQEMVRSMASDPIIFAMANPDPEIAYEDAKSARDDTVIMATGRSDYPNQVNNVLGFPFIFRGALDVRATEINEEMKVAAARALADLARQDVPDEVVKAYGDQPLQFGPDYIIPKPLDPRVLFEVTPAVAEAAIESGAARTEIDTEAYVEELEARLGKSREMMRVVLNKAKSDPQRVVLAEGHDEKMIRAAYQLVEQGIAEPILIGDADRIESTRRKFGLEFDPVVVDPETADVADYADRLYELRQRKGITRREADELIRDGNYLGSVMVEMGDADAMLTGLTHHYPSALRPPLQVIGTADDADYAAGVYMLTFKNRVIFCADTTVNQDPDTDVLEEVTRHTGELARRFNVEPRAAMLSYSNFGSVDTSGTQKIRRAVSRLQDDDRVDFPVDGEMQADTAVVEDILTDTYEFSELDDPANVLVFPNLEAGNIGYKLLQRLGGAEAIGPMLVGMDKPVHVLQRGDEVKDIVNLAGVAVVDAQQE; from the coding sequence ATGGGACTTGACGAGGATGCACTGGAGTATCACCGGAGCAAGCCGCCGGGGAAGATAGAGATTGCGACGACGAAGCCGACGAACACACAGCGTGACCTCTCGCTGGCGTACTCGCCCGGCGTGGCCGCGCCGTGCGAGGAGATCGATAAAGACCCCGAGAAAGCCTTCGAGTACACCGCGAAAGGGAACCTCGTGGGCGTCGTCTCTGACGGGTCCGCCGTGCTCGGCCTCGGTGACATCGGCCCGGAGGCCGGGAAGCCGGTCATGGAAGGAAAGGGGGTGCTGTTCAAGCGCTTCGCCGACATCGATGTGTTCGACGTGGAACTCGACACGGACAACGCCGAGGCGATGATACAGACGGTGGAGGCGATGGAGCCGACTTTCGGGGGCATCAACCTCGAAGATATCGCCGCTCCCGAGTGTTTCGAGGTCGAGCGCCGACTCAGCGAGAAACTCGACATTCCGGTGTTCCACGATGACCAACACGGGACCGCGATCATCTCCGGCGCGGCGATGGTCAACGCGGCCGACATCGCTGACAAGGAACTGGACGAACTGGAGGTCGTCTTCTCGGGTGCCGGGGCCTCCGCTATCGCGTCGGCGAAGTTCTACGTCTCGCTGGGCGTTTCGAAGGACAACATCACGATGTGTGACTCCTCGGGCATCATCACTGAGGAGCGAGCGACCCACGAGGAACTCAACCGGTTCAAACAGGAGTTCGCCCGGGACATTCCGGAGGGCGACCTCGCCGACGCGATGGACGGGGCCGACGTGTTCGTCGGCCTCTCCGTCGGCGGTATCGTCGATCAGGAGATGGTGCGGTCGATGGCGAGTGACCCCATCATCTTCGCGATGGCGAACCCGGACCCAGAGATCGCCTACGAGGACGCCAAATCCGCCCGCGACGACACGGTGATTATGGCGACCGGTCGTTCGGATTACCCGAATCAGGTCAACAACGTCCTCGGGTTCCCGTTCATTTTCCGTGGCGCGCTCGACGTGCGGGCGACCGAAATCAACGAGGAGATGAAGGTCGCGGCGGCCCGCGCGCTGGCCGACTTGGCAAGGCAGGACGTGCCCGACGAGGTCGTCAAGGCCTACGGTGACCAGCCGCTGCAGTTCGGCCCCGACTACATCATCCCGAAACCACTGGACCCGCGGGTCCTGTTCGAGGTGACTCCCGCAGTCGCCGAGGCGGCTATCGAGAGCGGTGCGGCACGGACGGAAATCGACACGGAGGCCTACGTCGAGGAGCTCGAAGCGCGGCTGGGCAAGTCCCGCGAGATGATGCGCGTCGTCCTCAATAAGGCTAAGAGCGACCCACAGCGGGTCGTGCTCGCGGAGGGCCACGACGAGAAGATGATCCGCGCGGCCTACCAGCTGGTCGAGCAAGGCATCGCCGAGCCGATTCTCATCGGCGACGCCGACCGCATCGAGTCCACGCGCCGGAAGTTCGGTCTGGAGTTCGACCCCGTCGTCGTCGACCCCGAGACCGCTGATGTGGCCGACTACGCCGACCGGCTGTACGAACTCCGTCAGCGGAAAGGCATCACGCGCCGCGAAGCTGATGAACTGATCCGGGACGGGAACTACCTCGGCAGCGTGATGGTCGAGATGGGCGACGCCGACGCGATGCTGACCGGGCTGACCCATCACTACCCGTCGGCCCTGCGTCCGCCGCTACAGGTCATCGGCACGGCCGACGACGCCGATTACGCGGCCGGCGTGTACATGCTGACGTTCAAGAACCGCGTCATCTTCTGTGCGGACACCACGGTCAATCAGGACCCCGACACGGACGTACTGGAGGAAGTCACCCGCCACACCGGGGAACTGGCCCGCCGCTTCAACGTCGAACCGCGAGCGGCGATGCTGTCGTACTCGAACTTCGGCAGCGTCGACACCAGCGGCACACAGAAGATCCGCCGGGCGGTCTCCCGCCTGCAGGACGATGACCGCGTTGACTTCCCGGTCGACGGCGAGATGCAGGCCGACACCGCCGTCGTCGAGGACATCCTCACCGACACCTACGAGTTCTCCGAACTCGACGACCCCGCAAACGTCCTCGTGTTCCCCAACCTCGAAGCCGGGAACATCGGCTACAAGCTTCTCCAGCGACTGGGCGGCGCTGAAGCCATCGGGCCGATGCTCGTCGGCATGGACAAGCCGGTCCACGTCCTCCAGCGCGGCGACGAGGTCAAAGACATCGTGAACCTCGCCGGCGTCGCTGTCGTCGACGCACAGCAGGAGTAG
- a CDS encoding MFS transporter: protein MATETGADEDVDLLDSFRQFFALERDVLVLSLSMLAFSLAFQMTSRYIPQYMRVLGASAGVIGLYGSVGNFISAVYPYPGGAVSDRIGSRLALTAFATLATVGFGIWYLASVIGDITLGTTTLPAWTLVFVGLFLAQAWKSFGLGATFAIVKQSVPPGRLAMGFASTEMFRRIGFLLGPLAAAALLATTATFVDGFQRVLLVALACGIAATVAQHFLYDASEDTLGKSFEGIDQILADLRTMPATLRPLLVADTLVRFANGMVYVFFVIVVTEFLSVGFTGFGVQLRPDAFFGVLLGVEMVIAILSMAPVAKLTEWAGLKPAVALGFLVYAVFPLLLIFAPADQWVLVLLFAFSGLRFAGLPAHKALIVGPAEQDTGGRVTGTYYLLRNTLVIPSAALGGWLYGSEWAVPVGDVVVQAGPELAFGVATVIGLVGVTYFIAFGREFGAYE from the coding sequence ATGGCAACTGAGACAGGGGCCGACGAGGACGTGGACCTGCTCGACTCCTTCCGGCAGTTCTTCGCGCTGGAGCGGGACGTGCTCGTGCTGTCGCTGTCGATGCTGGCGTTTAGCCTCGCGTTCCAGATGACGAGCCGGTACATCCCCCAGTACATGCGCGTTCTGGGTGCCAGTGCCGGCGTCATCGGTCTGTACGGTAGCGTCGGGAACTTCATCAGCGCGGTGTACCCATACCCCGGTGGGGCGGTATCAGACCGCATTGGCTCGCGGCTCGCGTTGACCGCCTTCGCGACGCTGGCGACGGTCGGGTTCGGCATCTGGTATCTCGCCTCGGTCATCGGCGACATCACGCTCGGTACGACGACGTTGCCGGCTTGGACGCTCGTGTTCGTCGGCCTCTTTCTCGCACAGGCGTGGAAGTCCTTCGGGCTGGGCGCGACCTTCGCCATCGTCAAACAGAGCGTCCCGCCGGGGCGGCTGGCGATGGGGTTTGCCAGCACGGAGATGTTCCGTCGCATCGGCTTCCTGCTCGGGCCGCTGGCCGCCGCCGCGCTGCTCGCGACGACCGCGACGTTCGTCGACGGCTTTCAGCGCGTGCTACTGGTCGCGTTGGCCTGTGGTATCGCTGCGACCGTCGCACAGCACTTCCTCTACGACGCGAGCGAGGACACGCTCGGGAAGTCCTTCGAAGGCATCGATCAGATACTCGCCGACTTGCGGACGATGCCGGCGACGCTCCGACCGCTGCTGGTCGCTGATACGCTCGTCCGCTTCGCCAACGGCATGGTGTACGTCTTCTTCGTCATTGTCGTCACTGAGTTCCTCTCCGTGGGATTCACCGGCTTTGGCGTCCAGCTACGGCCCGACGCCTTCTTCGGTGTCTTGCTCGGCGTCGAGATGGTGATTGCCATCCTCTCGATGGCCCCCGTCGCAAAGCTCACCGAATGGGCCGGGCTCAAGCCCGCCGTCGCGCTGGGCTTTCTCGTCTACGCGGTGTTCCCGCTCCTACTCATTTTCGCACCGGCAGACCAGTGGGTGCTGGTGTTGCTGTTTGCGTTCTCGGGGCTGCGATTTGCCGGCCTGCCCGCCCACAAGGCGCTCATCGTCGGTCCGGCGGAGCAGGACACCGGCGGCCGCGTCACCGGGACGTACTACCTGCTTCGGAACACGCTGGTCATCCCCAGCGCTGCGCTCGGCGGCTGGCTCTACGGCAGTGAATGGGCGGTGCCCGTTGGCGACGTGGTAGTACAGGCCGGTCCAGAACTGGCCTTCGGCGTTGCAACTGTCATCGGTCTGGTCGGCGTTACCTACTTCATCGCCTTCGGCCGGGAGTTCGGGGCTTACGAGTGA